Genomic DNA from Cuculus canorus isolate bCucCan1 chromosome 29, bCucCan1.pri, whole genome shotgun sequence:
AAGCCCATCCTCATCTCTCTCCCCGCATCCTTGGTGGTATCCCTGCTCCTGTCCTCACTCCCAGCCCCGCTGCCGTGACTGTCCCCATCCTCAACCTCTttctcatccctgtccccatcctctttctcatccctgtccccatcctctttctcatccccgtccccatcctctttctcatccctgtccccatctccatccccatcgCTGCTCCCGTCTACGCTCCCAGCCCGGCTGCAGGATCCACTCCCAATCCTGCTGCTGTGACCGTTCctatccccatcctcatcttcatccctgGCCCCAGCCCCgcttccagcccctctgccgCTCCATCCCCAGCCTCGCTGCTCTCTCCGTCCCTATTCCcgctcccatccctgctcctgtccctgctcacagctccactgttgtctccatccccattcccagccccgttcccctctccatccccattcccagccccattcctttctccatcccctctaccatctccatccccattcctttctccatcccctctaccatctccatccccatccccactcctATTTCCAGCTCCgttcccatctccatccccatccccactcccatccccactcccatccccattcccactcccattccctctcccatccccattcccactcccgttatccccatcccaccccacccgCTGTCCCACCCCGCTCCCCACCGGGACACGAGGCTCAGTGGGCGGCCGGCTGCCGTCCACCGCCGCGGCGTCACCATCGCGGCCAAGGGCGACGAAGACCTTCTGGCGCTGGCCGCCTCCCGGCTGAGCCGCAGGAAGCGGGTGGCCGGCGCGGCCATCGGCGTGGCCATGGTCTTGGTCCTTCTGGTGGCCATCCCGCTGCTGGTCCACAGCTCCAAGGCGGCCGCGCACTACGAGATGCTCGGCAGTTGCCGCATGGTCTGCGACCCTTACCCTGAGCTGCCCGCCGCCTCCTCGCCGCCCTTCCTTCCCGGTGCCAAAGGCGAACCGGGACGCAAAGGCCGTACCGGTGTGCGCGGACCCCCTGGACCCCCTGGACCACGGGGGCCACCGGGGGAACCGGGTCGTCCGGGACCACCGGGGCCACCAGGACCGGGGCCCGGGGGGTACATCCCATCCTTCTACAGCCCCAAAATCGCTTTCTACGCGGGGCTGCGGAAGCCGCACGAGGGCTACGAGGTGCTGCGCTTCGACGATGTGGTCACCAACGTGGGCAACTACTACGAACCCTCGAGCGGGAAGTTCACCTGCCCCCTGCCCGGCATCTACTTCTTCACCTACCACGTCCTCATGCGCGGCGGCGACGGCACCAGCATGTGGGCTGACCTCATGAAGAACGGGCAGGTACGGAGGGGGACCCCCGCCAGggccccccccccaatcctgcTCCCCACAATCCCAGTCTGGCTCCTCCAGCTCCGCGTCTGTATCTCCACCTGCAGCCCGGCTCTCCCTGCCCgctcccctccatcccaaccACCCCGTCTGCTCCCCCATCCCGGTTGCCCCATCCCAGTTGCTCCATCCCACCTGGAAACCTGAGATGGGAAGAAACGCGATGGGAAACCCAAGATAACCTTGATTTCCCTTGTTGTTTCCCactctgcttttccttaatCCCAATTCCCCCATCCCAGTTGCCCCATCTCTGTTGCCCCATCCCAGTTGCCCCATCCCGGTTGCTCCATCCCACCTGGAAACCTGAGATGGGAAGAAACGCAATGGGAAACCCAAGATAACCTTGATTTCCCTTCTTGTTTCCCACTTTTCCCactctgcttttccttaatCCCAATTCCCCCATCCCAGTTGCCCCATCCCAATTCCCCCATCCCAGTTGCCCCATCCCAGttgccccatcccacctggaaACCTGAGATGGGAAGAAACGCGATGGGAAACCCAAGATAACCTTGATTTCCCTTCTTGTTTTCCCACTCTGCTTTTCCTCAATCCCAattcccccatcccagttcctcccatcgcttttcccccatccccgtccccctGTATCCGACTCCCCCACCCCAAttcccatcctctcctcccatcccagGTTCTCCATCCTGCTTCTTCTATCTTGCTTTTCCCATCGCGTTTCCTCCCATCCCAGTTTTCCCATTCTGGTTTCTCTTCATCCCGGTGTGTGTGTCCCCaattaccccccccccccccattcccacatTCCATTTCCCCCATCCaattccccccctcctcccaattcccatttccccccacccctcagACCCcatcccagtttccccagttttgtttttcccatcCCAGTTTTCCCATTCTGGTTTCCCTTAACCTTAAtttccccatcccagttccctcccttTCCAAtccccccccccggtcccctATTCCATTCCCCCATctgatttcccccccccccccccaaattcccatcctccctccatcccattcctCCCACCTTGGGACCacgaagggggggggggaacggggagAGCATCCCTGTGTCCGCCCCCCCCTCAGCCTTGGGAacaatggggtggggggggttgGATGTGACCCCCTTGGGACAGCCACGAGCatcgggggggttgggggggatgGGCTATGCCCCCCTTTTTGGGCTGGGGGGGCACACGGGCGATGCCCCCCCCTCACTCCCTTTGTTTGCCAGGCGCATCCCGGTTCACCCCCGACGCTTCCCGTTTATTATGGGGGGATCAATCCGGCTCAaccactgcccccccccccagggaaTCCTACTCCTCGGGGTCCCCaggccccccccccaaaaaaaatctaGTCCCCAGTAGGTCCTGAGGACCCTGCACTGATGTGACCCCCCCAGATCTGAGAGCCTCCCatgggtgcagggaggggggggtctatcctggggggtcctgagggcaGAGGGTGCTGTCTCTGACCACCCCTCCCCATCACTcgggggcagttggggggggggggcgctggGTCCCTGCTGCAGGTGGGGGCCGTGACCTTGAGCGGACGAtgggctgggggggtcctgagcagctcagcaccccCATTCCCAGTCAGGGGCTGAGAagatttgggggggttctgagcagctcagcaccaccatTCTTTGCCCGGGCGTCCGGAGCAGCtcagcacccccatccccatccattGGgtccagagcagctcagcaccctcatTCCCATCCAAGGGGGTcctgagcagctcagcaccccTATCCCCATTCAAGGGgtccagagcagctcagcaccccTATCCCTATTTAAGGGGGTcctgagcagctcagcacccccatccccattcaAGGGGGTcctgagcagctcagcacccccatccccatccaaGGGGgtccagagcagctcagcaccctcatTCCCACCCAGGGGGTcctgagcagctcagcaccctcatTCCCATTCAAGGGgtccagagcagctcagcacccccatccccatccaaGGGAGTcctgagcagctcagcacccccatccccatccaaGGGGGTcctgagcagctcagcacccccatccccatccccggggAATCCCACTCACAATCTCCCGTGGGGAACAcgaagtgggggggggggtgtccctgacggctgtgcccccccaggTCCGGGCCAGCGCCATCGCGCAGGATGCGGACCAGAACTACGACTACGCCAGCAACAGCGTCATCCTGCACCTGGACGTGGGCGACGAGGTCTTCGTGAAGCTCGATGGCGGCAAAGTGCACGGCGGCAACACCAACAAGTACAGCACCTTCTCCGGCTTCATCATCTACCCCgactgagcccccccaaaaccggccggggggggtccccaactcCCGCTGGGGTCACCGTCCCCGGAGAGCTGCGCCCATCGCACCCCCTCATCACCCCACGCTGCCCCCccagctgtgcccccccccctccagcaTGACAGCACCCCAAGGgtaccccccccccaaaaaaaaaaacaggaattgGGGGTGCCAGCATTGTCCCTCACCCTTGGGgcacccccccccaaaaaaaaaaaggaatcgGGGTGTCCCAAAGGAATTGGGGTGTCCCagtactctgtgtgtgtgtgtgtccatccccaggggacccccaaaggaAATTGGGGTGTCCGAAGGGAATTGGGGTGTCCCAGCATTGGGTGTCCCCCAccaggggacccccaaaggaAATTGGGGTGTCCCAAGGGAATTGGGGTGTCCCAgtactgtgtgtgtgtgtgtccagaGGACCCCCAAAGGAAATTGGGGTGTCCCAAGGGAATTGGGGTGTCCCAGCATTGGGTGTCCCCTGCCAGGGGACCTCTAAAGGAAATTG
This window encodes:
- the C1QL4 gene encoding complement C1q-like protein 4: MVLVLLVAIPLLVHSSKAAAHYEMLGSCRMVCDPYPELPAASSPPFLPGAKGEPGRKGRTGVRGPPGPPGPRGPPGEPGRPGPPGPPGPGPGGYIPSFYSPKIAFYAGLRKPHEGYEVLRFDDVVTNVGNYYEPSSGKFTCPLPGIYFFTYHVLMRGGDGTSMWADLMKNGQVRASAIAQDADQNYDYASNSVILHLDVGDEVFVKLDGGKVHGGNTNKYSTFSGFIIYPD